The Sphingomonas aliaeris genome segment GGCGTCTGGATCGCCGCAACGCGGGCCACACGGTCGTCATCGGTCAGTCCACGATTCCCCGGAATCACGGTCAAGTCGCTGACCTCCGGCATGGCATCGGCGCGCGCCGGATCGCGGTTGCAGTCGATCACCAGTCGGGAATAGGTCTGGCGCACGAACACCGCATCCAGCGCCTCTGCCAGCATCGGCCCCAGGTCGCCGATACCGATATCCCAGCCGATGTGCCGCGCCAGTTCCTCCGGCGGCAAGCCAAGATCGCCCAGCGCCGCCGGTACCAGATTGCCCGCATGATCGCCGAGCAACAGGAATGGCGATGCGCCACCCGGATTGATGATCCGCACCGGGGCGGGGTCGCCCGCGCGCAGCAGTTCGTTCGACGCCATATCCCGGTCCTTCCTAACCGCCCGCGCCTCGTCTAAGCCGTTGGACATCCCATGAACACCGTCCTCAACATCACCCGGTCGATTCTCGGCCAGCCCTGGCGCTGGCGTGCGCTGGAAACAGATACGCGCGATCCCGGCTTCGCACCCGACGATCTGGTCACGCAATTATTGCTGTCGCGCGGCTGCCCCCGCGACGATCTGGACGCGCACAAAACGCCCAGCATCCGCGGGTTCATGCCAGATCCGTCGATCTTCCGCGATATGGATCGGGCGGCGGAACGGCTTGCGGATGCGATCTCCAACCGCGAATCCGTCACGGTGTTCGGCGACTACGACGTCGATGGCGCGACCTCCGCCGCATTGATGATCCTGCTGCTCCGCGATCTTGGGCTGGAGGCGAAACCCTATATTCCCGATCGGCTGATGGAGGGATATGGCCCGTCCGGACCGGCACTCGTTCGCCTGAAGGACGAAGGCGCGGATCTGATCGTCACCGTCGATTGCGGCGCGCAGGCGTTTGACGCGCTGGAACAGGCCCGGATCGCCGGGGTCGATGTGATCGTGGTCGATCACCACAAATGCGCACTCACCCTGCCGCACGCGCACGCCGTGGTGAATCCGAACCGGTTGGACGAGACGGACGGGGCGGCGCACGGCCACCTCGCGGCGGTCGGCGTCGCGTTCCTGCTGGGCGCGGCCTTGATCCGCGTCCTGCGCGCGCGGGGTGCGTTTCGCGACAAACCGGAGCCGCGCCTGCTCGACCTGCTGGACATCGTCGCCCTGGGCACGGTGGCCGACGTGGCGCAGTTGCGCGGCCTCAACCGCGCATTCGTCGCACAAGGGCTGAAGGTGATGGCGCAGCGCCGCAACATCGGGCTGAACGCGCTGATCTCCGCCAGCCGGCTGACGCGCCCGCCGACCGCGACCGATCTCGGCTTCGCACTCGGCCCGCGCATCAATGCGGGCGGGCGCGTGGGCAAGTCGGATCTGGGCGTCCGCCTGCTCACCACGCGCGATCCGCAGGAAGCAGCGGCGATCGCGGCGGAGCTGGACGGCCTGAACGAGGAACGCCGCGCGATCGAGGCGATCGTGCAGGAGGCGGCGGAAGCGCTCGCCGCAGTGGCAAGCGACCGCAAAGTGCTGGTCGTCGCGGGGCATGGCTGGCATCCGGGCGTGATCGGCATCGTCGCCGGGCGGCTGAAGGAGAAATACGGCCGCCCCGCAATCGTCATCGCGCTGGACGACAACGGCATCGGAAAGGGATCGGGCCGGTCGATCTCCGGCGTCGATCTGGGGGCCGCAGTGCTGTCGGCGAAGGACAGTGATATCCTCGTCGCGGGCGGCGGGCATGCGATGGCAGCCGGCCTGACGATCGCGGCGGACCGGATCGGCAATTTTGCCGATTTCCTGGAGGAACGCCTGTCCGAGTCGGTCACGCGATCGATCGGCGACCGCGCCTTGCTGCTGGACGCCTTGCTCGCCCCCGGCGGGATCACGCCGTCG includes the following:
- the recJ gene encoding single-stranded-DNA-specific exonuclease RecJ, with translation MNTVLNITRSILGQPWRWRALETDTRDPGFAPDDLVTQLLLSRGCPRDDLDAHKTPSIRGFMPDPSIFRDMDRAAERLADAISNRESVTVFGDYDVDGATSAALMILLLRDLGLEAKPYIPDRLMEGYGPSGPALVRLKDEGADLIVTVDCGAQAFDALEQARIAGVDVIVVDHHKCALTLPHAHAVVNPNRLDETDGAAHGHLAAVGVAFLLGAALIRVLRARGAFRDKPEPRLLDLLDIVALGTVADVAQLRGLNRAFVAQGLKVMAQRRNIGLNALISASRLTRPPTATDLGFALGPRINAGGRVGKSDLGVRLLTTRDPQEAAAIAAELDGLNEERRAIEAIVQEAAEALAAVASDRKVLVVAGHGWHPGVIGIVAGRLKEKYGRPAIVIALDDNGIGKGSGRSISGVDLGAAVLSAKDSDILVAGGGHAMAAGLTIAADRIGNFADFLEERLSESVTRSIGDRALLLDALLAPGGITPSLVEAMDQGGPYGMGWPQPRIVAGPVRIIKADIVGNGHVRVIIAGDDGRSLKAVAFRQSETALGAALLGAPPHRRLWLAGRVKIDDWGAKPAAELHLDDAAWID